From the genome of Bubalus bubalis isolate 160015118507 breed Murrah chromosome 2, NDDB_SH_1, whole genome shotgun sequence, one region includes:
- the CILK1 gene encoding serine/threonine-protein kinase ICK isoform X2 produces MNRYTTIKQLGDGTYGSVLLGRSIESGELIAIKKMKRKFYSWEECMNLREVKSLKKLNHANVVKLKEVIRENDHLYFIFEYMKENLYQLIKERNKLFPESAIRNIMYQILQGLAFIHKHGFFHRDLKPENLLCMGPELVKIADFGLAREIRSRPPYTDYVSTRWYRAPEVLLRSTSYSSPIDIWAVGCIMAEVYTLRPLFPGASEIDTIFKICQVLGTPKKTDWPEGYQLSNAMNFRWPQCVPNNLKTLIPNASSEAVQLLRDMLQWDPKKRPTASQALRYPYFQVGHPLGSTAHSLQDSGKSQKDVLEKAAAPPHVKPVPPAQPPAKPHTRISSRQHQAGQPPQHLVYPYKAEAPRTDHLPEDKPSPLLLPSLHPKHPQAKILTGLEHKNGEIKPKSRRRWGLVSRSTKDSDDWADLDDSDFSPSFTRIDLKNKRQSDETLCRFESILDLKPSEPVGTGNSAPTQTSYPRRDTPTLRSAAKQHYLKHSRYLPGINIRNGVLPNPGKDFIPPNPWSSSGLSGKSSGTVSVISKITSDFAQLLSGRVQELCRVLDAS; encoded by the exons ATGAATAGATACACAACCATCAAGCAACTCGGGGATGGAACCTATGGTTCCGTCCTGCTGGGAAGAAGCATCGAGTCTGGGGAACTGATTGCTATTAAAAA aatgaaaagaaagtttTATTCCTGGGAAGAATGCATGAACCTTCGGGAGGTCAAG TCTTTAAAGAAGCTCAACCATGCCAATGtagtaaaattaaaagaagttatCAGGGAAAAtgatcatctttattttatctttgagTACATGAAGGAGAATCTTTACCAGCTCATTAAAGAAAG AAATAAGTTGTTTCCCGAGTCTGCTATAAGAAATATCATGTATCAGATACTGCAAGGACTTGCATTTATTCACAAACATG GCTTTTTCCATCGGGACTTAAAGCCAGAGAACCTCCTCTGTATGGGACCCGAACTTGTGAAAATTGCAGACTTTGGATTGGCCCGAGAAATCCGATCAAGACCTCCATACACAGACTACGTATCTACCAGATG GTACCGGGCTCCAGAGGTGCTCCTGCGGTCCACCAGCTACAGCTCGCCCATCGACATCTGGGCCGTGGGCTGCATCATGGCAGAGGTGTACACCCTCCGGCCGCTCTTCCCCGGGGCCAGTGAGATCGATACTATCTTCAAAATCTGCCAAGTACTGGGGACACCCAAAAAG ACTGACTGGCCTGAAGGCTACCAACTGTCAAATGCGATGAACTTCCGCTGGCCCCAGTGTGTGCCCAATAACTTGAAGACCCTCATTCCAAATGCCAGCAGCGAAGCAGTTCAGCTCCTGAGAGACATGCTACAGTGGGATCCCAAGAAACGGCCAACAGCTAGTCAg GCTCTTCGATATCCTTACTTCCAGGTGGGGCACCCCCTGGGCAGCACCGCGCACAGCCTCCAGGACTCAGGAAAATCTCAGAAGGACGTTCTGGAAAAGGCAGCCGCACCGCCTCACGTAAAGCCGGTccctcctgcccagcccccagccaaGCCACACACACGCATTTCTTCCAGACAGCATCAAGCCGGCCAGCCCCCTCAGCATCTCGTGTACCCCTATAAAGCCGAGGCTCCCAGGACGGACCACCTACCAGAGGACAAGCCCAGCCCTTTGCTCTTGCCATCACTCCACCCCAAGCATCCTCAGGCA AAAATTCTCACTGGCCTGGAGCACAAAAATGGTGAGATCAAGCCAAAGAGTAGGAGAAGATGGGGTCTCGTTTCCAGGTCAACGAAAGATTCCGATGACTGGGCTGACTTGGATGACTCGGACTTCAGTCCATCCTTCACCAGGATTgacctaaaaaacaaaagacagagcGATGAGACGCTGTGCAG ATTCGAGAGCATTCTGGACCTGAAGCCCTCGGAGCCTGTGGGCACCGGAAATAGCGCCCCCACCCAGACGTCCTATCCCCGGCGCGACACGCCCACCCTGCGGTCGGCGGCCAAGCAACACTATCTGAAGCACTCTCGGTACCTGCCTG GAATAAATATAAGAAACGGTGTACTCCCGAATCCAGGCAAGGATTTTATTCCACCTAATCCATGGTCCAGTTCTGGtttgtctggaaaatcttcaGGGACCGTATCAGTGATCAGCAAAATAACTTCAG ATTTTGCCCAACTGCTGTCTGGCAGGGTGCAGGAGTTGTGCCGTGTCCTTGATGCCTCTTGA